In Chlorogloeopsis sp. ULAP01, the genomic window TATTAAGCTTTATCAGCAATAACAGCTCAACAAATTTACCATTTGCATATTCCAAAATTATTGCACCTTTAGGAATTTCATTTTTTGTATTTGAGTGTATTGCTTATTTAGTAGATGTCTATCGAGGAGCACCTGCTACCTCTCAATTTATTAAATTTGCAGCGTATAAATTTTTCTTTGCTAAATTAATTTCTGGCCCAATTACTCGGTTTCATAATCTGGCACATCAATTTAGTAACTTGCGATCGCTTACTGCCGAAAATGTATCAGAAGCCTTATGGTTGATTGCTATTGGAGCAGCTAAAAAAGGTTTAATAGCAGATCACATCGGTATCTACGTAGATTTATGCTTTGGCAACTTACAACGAGCAAGTAGTGCTGATTTATGGTTAGCAACATTTGCTTATGGTTTTCAGTTATATCTCGATTTCAGTGGTTACGTAGATATCGCCCGTGGTACGGCTCTACTCTTTGGTTTAGTTTTGCCAGAAAATTTTGATTTTCCTTACTTCAGTACCAGTATTGCTGAGTTTTGGCGACGTTGGCATATGACACTGGGAGATTGGCTGCGTAACTACCTTTACTTTCCGTTGGGTGGTTCTCGCAAAGGCTTGGATCGCACCTGCTTAAATTTGATGATTGTCATGATTATTGCAGGTATTTGGCATGGAGCAGCCTTGGGATTTTTAGTTTGGGGTGCATACCACGGTTTAGCTTTAGTATTACATAGACTTACTGATGCCCTGAGCGATAGCTTTGAAGAGCTAGAAAGTTTCTGGCAAAAGCCTTTAGGTGTTTTTATTGGTTGGTTGCTGACACAATTGATGGTTTTCACTTCTTGGATTTGGTTTCGTCTACCAAATTTGCAAGACTCCTCTGTTGTATTTCAGCGACTGTGGGGTTATCGGGGTGATGCTCAATTTGCTCAAAAGGTTTATGTAGATGCATTAAACATT contains:
- a CDS encoding MBOAT family protein yields the protein MNFISILYGIFLLLVLAFYWSVAQQKLRLWILLIASIAFYASLQLQYIPLLLVLIFINFRIGMAIGQNQLSEQNSLNEQLTDEESRFAQADWNSKSVKLLYLGVSINILLLLGFKYLSPLLSFISNNSSTNLPFAYSKIIAPLGISFFVFECIAYLVDVYRGAPATSQFIKFAAYKFFFAKLISGPITRFHNLAHQFSNLRSLTAENVSEALWLIAIGAAKKGLIADHIGIYVDLCFGNLQRASSADLWLATFAYGFQLYLDFSGYVDIARGTALLFGLVLPENFDFPYFSTSIAEFWRRWHMTLGDWLRNYLYFPLGGSRKGLDRTCLNLMIVMIIAGIWHGAALGFLVWGAYHGLALVLHRLTDALSDSFEELESFWQKPLGVFIGWLLTQLMVFTSWIWFRLPNLQDSSVVFQRLWGYRGDAQFAQKVYVDALNISQYQLAILLFTLAIFMAVAYFFNRQLKLQLNWYVKLLFVIPCFYAVWILAPEGSLPYIYFDF